One genomic region from Mycobacterium basiliense encodes:
- a CDS encoding aspartate aminotransferase family protein, which yields MTELSTKANRHLWGHFSRHGAGITPPIITRGEGVTIWDDRGKSYLDGLSGLFVVQAGHGRTELAQAAARQAEKLSFFPLWSYATPSAIELAERLASYAPGDLNRVFFTTGGGEAVESAWKLAKQYFKQTGKPGKYKAISRFTAYHGTPHGALAVTGLPVFKAPFEPITPGGVRVPNTNFYRAPKPYANDSKEFGQWAANRIAEAIEFEGPDTVAAVFLEPVQNAGGCFPPPPGYFERVREICDEYDVLLVSDEVICAFGRVGSMFACNDFGYRPDIITCAKGMTSGYSPIGAMIATDRLFEPFNDGKTTFAHGYTFGGHPVSSAVALANLDIFEREGLNDHVKENAPAFRTTLEKLLDLPIVGDVRGEGFFYGIELVKDKASKETFNDEESERLLRGFLSSALLEAGLYCRADDRGDPVVQLAPPLISGQQEFDRIEQILRGVLTEAWSRL from the coding sequence AAGGCGTCACCATCTGGGACGACCGCGGCAAGAGTTACCTCGACGGCCTGTCGGGACTGTTCGTGGTGCAGGCCGGCCACGGCCGCACCGAACTCGCCCAGGCGGCCGCTCGGCAGGCGGAGAAGCTTAGCTTCTTCCCGTTGTGGTCATATGCAACTCCGAGCGCGATCGAGCTCGCGGAACGCCTGGCGAGTTACGCACCGGGTGACCTCAACCGCGTGTTTTTCACCACCGGCGGTGGCGAGGCCGTCGAGTCGGCCTGGAAACTTGCCAAGCAATACTTCAAACAAACCGGCAAACCCGGGAAGTACAAGGCAATTTCGCGTTTCACCGCCTACCACGGCACTCCGCACGGCGCCCTGGCCGTCACCGGGCTGCCGGTGTTCAAGGCCCCCTTCGAGCCGATCACACCCGGCGGCGTGCGGGTCCCGAACACCAACTTCTACCGCGCACCCAAACCGTATGCGAACGACTCGAAGGAGTTCGGCCAGTGGGCGGCCAATCGAATCGCCGAGGCCATCGAGTTCGAAGGACCCGATACCGTTGCCGCGGTGTTTTTGGAGCCCGTGCAAAACGCGGGCGGGTGCTTCCCGCCGCCGCCAGGCTACTTCGAGCGGGTCCGGGAGATCTGCGACGAATATGACGTACTTCTGGTCTCCGACGAGGTGATTTGCGCGTTCGGTCGGGTCGGATCGATGTTCGCATGCAACGACTTTGGATACCGTCCCGATATCATCACCTGCGCCAAGGGCATGACGTCCGGATACTCGCCGATTGGCGCGATGATCGCCACCGACCGGCTGTTCGAGCCGTTCAATGACGGCAAGACAACATTTGCCCACGGCTACACGTTCGGCGGTCATCCGGTGTCGTCCGCGGTGGCGCTGGCCAACCTCGACATCTTCGAACGGGAAGGCCTCAACGATCACGTCAAGGAAAACGCGCCCGCTTTCCGCACCACGCTCGAAAAGCTGCTCGATCTGCCGATCGTTGGCGATGTGCGCGGTGAGGGATTCTTCTACGGCATCGAGCTGGTCAAGGACAAAGCTTCCAAGGAGACCTTCAACGACGAGGAGAGCGAGCGGCTGCTGCGCGGGTTCCTATCCTCGGCGCTGCTCGAAGCCGGGCTCTACTGCCGCGCCGACGATCGAGGCGATCCAGTGGTGCAGCTGGCGCCGCCGCTGATCAGCGGCCAGCAGGAGTTCGACCGGATCGAGCAGATTCTGCGCGGGGTACTCACCGAGGCCTGGAGCAGGCTATAG
- a CDS encoding LLM class F420-dependent oxidoreductase — protein MKFGISTFVNDDSIDVVSLARAIEERGFESLVVAEHTHIPASRETPYPLGGELPSIYYRTLDPFVTLAAAAAVTTKIELFTGIALLIQRDPIITAKEAASIDLISGGRFVFGVGAGWNIEELRDHGTDPTTRGALLDERIEAIKALWTDEPAEYHGKYVDFPPSYSRPKPVRQPHPPIFIGGNSDATVKRVVRHDAGWISNPLPVRELTRRVDQLRSAAGHDVPLAMFGTPNKLDYWRAAQDLGFGQLALLLPTRGRDESLRLLDDYASQLARYRD, from the coding sequence ATGAAGTTCGGGATCTCCACTTTTGTCAACGACGACAGCATCGACGTGGTGTCACTGGCGCGTGCGATCGAGGAGCGCGGATTTGAGTCGTTGGTGGTCGCCGAGCACACTCACATCCCGGCCAGCCGCGAAACGCCCTATCCACTCGGGGGCGAGCTGCCGAGTATCTACTATCGCACTCTCGACCCATTCGTCACGCTGGCCGCGGCCGCGGCGGTGACGACAAAGATCGAGTTGTTCACCGGGATCGCCTTGCTGATTCAGCGCGACCCGATCATCACGGCCAAGGAAGCCGCGAGCATCGACTTGATCTCGGGCGGCCGGTTTGTGTTCGGTGTGGGCGCCGGCTGGAATATCGAAGAGTTACGCGACCACGGCACCGACCCGACGACGCGTGGTGCACTGCTGGACGAACGCATCGAGGCCATCAAGGCGCTCTGGACCGATGAACCCGCCGAGTACCACGGCAAGTATGTGGACTTCCCCCCGTCGTACAGTCGGCCAAAGCCAGTGCGGCAACCCCATCCGCCCATCTTTATCGGCGGCAACTCGGACGCCACGGTCAAGCGTGTGGTTCGCCATGATGCAGGCTGGATCTCCAACCCGCTGCCGGTGCGGGAGCTCACCCGACGCGTCGACCAGCTGCGCAGCGCCGCCGGACATGACGTCCCGCTAGCCATGTTCGGCACGCCCAACAAGCTCGACTACTGGCGCGCCGCCCAAGACTTGGGTTTCGGCCAGCTGGCGTTGCTGCTGCCCACCCGAGGGCGAGACGAGTCGCTGCGACTGCTCGACGACTACGCTAGCCAGCTAGCTCGGTATCGCGACTAG
- a CDS encoding TetR/AcrR family transcriptional regulator, with translation MTARERLIDSAIELLRRNGVAGTGLAELLEHSGTARRSVYVNFPGGKSELMAEATRTAGRHLDSTLAGTAPDGDGRELLAEFVQSWKDSLRSSGYTAGCPIVAAALGRTQSPSAADAAGEAFSAWQTMLAERLRADGVEIDDAQSLATTVLAAIEGAVILCLAAQCTDPMDRTARMLDRLIAQYTGRGERVQ, from the coding sequence ATGACCGCTCGCGAACGCCTGATCGACAGCGCCATCGAACTGCTGCGCCGCAACGGGGTGGCCGGCACCGGCCTGGCCGAACTGCTCGAACACAGTGGTACCGCGCGTCGGTCGGTCTACGTCAATTTTCCGGGCGGCAAGTCCGAATTGATGGCCGAGGCCACCCGGACGGCGGGCCGGCACCTGGATTCGACGCTGGCCGGTACCGCGCCGGACGGTGATGGGCGTGAGTTGTTGGCGGAGTTCGTGCAGTCCTGGAAGGACTCGCTGCGCTCCAGCGGCTACACCGCCGGATGCCCAATCGTCGCTGCTGCGCTCGGACGCACGCAGTCGCCCTCGGCCGCCGACGCCGCCGGTGAGGCATTTTCCGCATGGCAGACGATGCTCGCCGAACGCTTGCGGGCCGATGGGGTAGAGATCGACGATGCCCAATCGCTAGCCACCACCGTGCTGGCCGCCATCGAAGGCGCCGTTATCCTGTGCCTGGCCGCACAATGCACCGATCCCATGGACCGGACCGCCCGGATGCTTGACCGGCTCATCGCCCAGTACACGGGTCGGGGCGAACGGGTGCAATGA
- a CDS encoding oxidoreductase, translated as MTSTPPVALITGVSSGIGAAIARKLVNGGFRVFGTSRAPQRLSPIPGVETLALDVTDDTAVRAAVAEVIDRTGRIDVLVNNAGLGILGAGEESSIAQARSLFDTNFFGVLRLTNEVLPHMRRRGSGRIINISSVLGFLPAPYAALYSASKHAVEGYTESLDHELREYGVRASLVEPGYTRTDFEANMWDADTPQAAYADNRAAVRATVAEKIRSAELPEVVAEATYAAATDKRIKLRYPAGRQARQLTLLKRIAPAALLGSGIRKQSGLNRQRSTPALAGR; from the coding sequence ATGACATCCACACCGCCCGTCGCGCTGATCACCGGAGTGTCCTCTGGTATCGGCGCCGCCATCGCAAGGAAGCTGGTTAACGGGGGCTTCCGTGTGTTCGGCACCTCACGCGCACCTCAGCGCCTCTCCCCGATCCCCGGCGTCGAGACCTTGGCGTTGGACGTCACCGACGACACCGCGGTCCGTGCGGCGGTGGCAGAGGTTATCGACCGGACCGGGCGCATCGACGTCCTGGTCAACAACGCGGGTTTGGGAATCCTGGGCGCCGGCGAGGAAAGCTCGATCGCGCAGGCCCGTTCGTTATTCGACACCAACTTCTTCGGCGTCCTCCGTCTCACCAATGAGGTGCTACCGCACATGCGCCGCCGTGGCAGCGGGCGCATCATCAACATCAGCTCGGTCCTCGGCTTCCTCCCCGCGCCCTATGCGGCCCTGTACTCGGCGTCCAAACACGCCGTGGAGGGCTACACCGAATCGCTGGACCACGAACTTCGCGAGTACGGTGTGCGCGCGTCGTTGGTTGAACCCGGTTACACTCGAACGGATTTCGAGGCAAACATGTGGGACGCCGACACACCGCAGGCGGCCTACGCCGACAACCGTGCGGCCGTCCGAGCCACGGTCGCCGAGAAAATTCGTAGCGCCGAACTGCCCGAAGTCGTCGCCGAAGCCACCTACGCCGCGGCCACCGATAAGCGCATCAAATTGCGCTACCCCGCCGGCCGCCAGGCGCGGCAACTGACGCTGCTCAAGCGCATCGCGCCAGCCGCCCTGCTGGGCAGCGGCATCCGCAAGCAAAGCGGACTGAACAGGCAGCGATCGACCCCGGCACTTGCCGGCCGGTGA
- a CDS encoding nitroreductase/quinone reductase family protein produces MTNTKDHKTLRKFRRERALGRYLLNPAVKAMGALGLRTALATELETIGRKTGQVRRVPVSAQFDSKGAWVICQHGTRSGWGRNIVDNPNIRVRQGSQWRTGVAVLRPDDDVVARGRKFGRLGATVVKALETTPVSVRIDFTD; encoded by the coding sequence ATGACGAACACCAAAGACCACAAGACGCTGCGCAAGTTCCGCAGGGAACGTGCGCTGGGCCGCTACCTGCTCAACCCGGCAGTTAAGGCGATGGGCGCACTGGGACTGCGAACCGCGCTGGCTACCGAGCTGGAGACCATCGGACGCAAGACCGGGCAGGTACGCCGCGTTCCGGTATCCGCGCAATTCGATAGCAAGGGTGCGTGGGTCATCTGCCAGCATGGCACCCGCTCCGGGTGGGGACGAAACATCGTTGATAACCCGAATATCCGTGTGCGACAGGGCAGTCAGTGGCGCACGGGTGTCGCGGTGTTGCGGCCGGATGACGACGTCGTCGCGCGGGGCCGCAAGTTCGGGCGACTGGGAGCCACGGTGGTAAAGGCGCTGGAAACCACACCAGTGTCGGTGCGGATCGACTTCACCGACTGA
- the arr gene encoding NAD(+)--rifampin ADP-ribosyltransferase: protein MARAPKPFEVHESGAFLHGTKADLSVGDALVPGRRSNYGVARVSNHVYLTQTLDAAVWGAELAIGEGRGRIYIVQPEGPLEDDPNVTDKRFPGNPTRSYRTRAPVRVVGELTDWVGHSAEQLHAMRDNLADLERRGLDVIDD, encoded by the coding sequence GTGGCTCGCGCGCCGAAACCTTTTGAAGTGCACGAGTCGGGTGCGTTCCTACACGGCACCAAGGCCGATCTATCGGTGGGTGACGCGCTGGTGCCCGGGCGCCGGTCCAACTACGGCGTCGCCCGTGTCTCGAACCACGTTTACCTGACCCAAACATTGGATGCCGCGGTGTGGGGGGCCGAACTGGCCATAGGAGAAGGCCGGGGCCGCATCTATATCGTGCAGCCGGAAGGCCCGCTGGAGGATGACCCGAACGTGACGGACAAACGCTTTCCGGGAAATCCGACACGCTCCTACCGCACCCGTGCGCCGGTCAGAGTCGTTGGCGAACTAACGGATTGGGTGGGCCATTCGGCCGAACAGCTGCACGCCATGCGGGACAACTTGGCTGACCTCGAGCGCCGAGGACTTGACGTCATTGACGACTAG
- a CDS encoding zinc-binding dehydrogenase — protein sequence MTGDLPDTALELRSLVTSGGALELSLHDVPLPVPNAHEVVVRVEASPINPSDLGLLIAGADMTAATVAGAAERPVVTAPVGEKALDALAARLDKSLPVGNEGAGTVVAAGSSAAAQALMGKTVAIAGGAMYAQYRAVDAAACLVLPEGTTARAGASSFVNPMTALGMIETMRREGHSALVHTAAASNLGQMLVKLCQKDGIPLVNIVRKPAQERLLRSLGAVHVCNSASPSFSADLVEALKATSATLAFDATGGGTLASQILNGMEVAANATAAEYSRYGSSVHKQVYIYGALDGSPTVLQRNFGMAWGVGGWLLTPFLQSAGAEAFARLRARVADELTTTFASRYTREVSLAGMLKADAFTEYVKRATGEKFLVTPHAAPADRD from the coding sequence ATGACCGGTGATCTGCCTGATACCGCACTCGAGCTGCGTTCGTTGGTGACGTCTGGTGGCGCGCTTGAGCTCTCGCTGCACGACGTTCCCCTGCCTGTCCCCAACGCCCACGAGGTGGTGGTGCGGGTGGAAGCCTCGCCGATCAACCCGTCCGACTTGGGTCTTCTGATTGCGGGTGCGGACATGACTGCTGCCACGGTCGCCGGCGCCGCTGAGCGTCCCGTGGTCACCGCCCCGGTGGGAGAGAAGGCTCTAGACGCACTGGCGGCGCGACTCGATAAATCGCTTCCGGTGGGCAATGAGGGAGCGGGCACCGTGGTGGCCGCGGGGTCATCCGCTGCGGCTCAGGCCCTGATGGGAAAGACGGTGGCGATCGCGGGTGGCGCCATGTACGCGCAGTACCGAGCCGTCGATGCGGCCGCATGTTTGGTCTTGCCTGAGGGGACGACGGCACGGGCCGGCGCATCGTCGTTCGTCAATCCGATGACGGCGCTGGGAATGATCGAAACTATGCGCCGCGAAGGGCATTCGGCCCTCGTGCACACCGCCGCAGCATCAAACCTCGGTCAGATGCTGGTCAAGCTCTGCCAAAAGGACGGGATACCGCTGGTCAATATAGTCCGCAAGCCGGCGCAGGAGCGGTTGCTCAGATCGCTCGGCGCAGTCCATGTCTGCAACTCGGCATCGCCATCGTTCTCGGCCGATCTTGTCGAGGCTCTCAAAGCCACATCCGCGACGCTTGCCTTCGATGCCACCGGCGGTGGAACGCTGGCCAGCCAGATCCTCAACGGTATGGAGGTGGCGGCCAACGCGACGGCGGCGGAGTACTCCCGCTATGGATCCAGCGTGCACAAGCAGGTGTACATCTACGGTGCCCTCGACGGCAGTCCCACCGTGCTGCAAAGGAACTTCGGGATGGCCTGGGGCGTCGGCGGGTGGCTGCTTACTCCGTTTCTGCAGAGCGCGGGCGCCGAGGCTTTCGCTCGGCTGCGGGCCCGGGTCGCCGACGAGCTCACCACGACGTTCGCCAGTCGCTACACTCGGGAGGTCTCGCTCGCGGGCATGCTCAAAGCCGATGCGTTCACCGAATACGTCAAGCGAGCGACCGGGGAGAAGTTTCTCGTGACGCCGCACGCGGCCCCCGCGGATAGGGACTAG
- a CDS encoding class I SAM-dependent methyltransferase, with protein sequence MTSVLSEFSDPNVLELGPGTGPMTHYIQRRLAGAGRHVAVELNPAFAQRLAERYPRVDVVCDTAAALPRILEARGMYHVDAVITSLPFSLIPDDVQTDIMDGITSLINPECGVFTTINYVGAFSTPRARRFRALLRERFDQLVVSRPVLGNMPPAYILTARRAHLAR encoded by the coding sequence ATGACCAGCGTGCTTTCCGAATTCAGCGACCCCAACGTCCTCGAACTGGGCCCCGGCACCGGGCCGATGACGCACTACATTCAACGGCGGCTGGCTGGGGCAGGTCGCCACGTCGCTGTGGAACTCAACCCGGCGTTCGCCCAACGGCTGGCCGAGCGCTACCCACGGGTGGACGTCGTCTGCGACACCGCAGCAGCACTCCCCCGCATACTCGAAGCTCGTGGGATGTACCACGTCGACGCCGTCATCACGAGCTTGCCTTTCTCCCTTATCCCAGACGATGTCCAGACCGACATCATGGACGGCATAACCAGCCTGATAAATCCCGAATGTGGGGTGTTCACCACAATCAACTACGTGGGTGCGTTTAGCACGCCACGGGCGCGACGCTTCCGGGCACTATTACGCGAACGGTTCGACCAACTTGTCGTCAGCCGCCCAGTGCTCGGTAATATGCCACCCGCTTACATCCTGACCGCCCGACGAGCTCACCTGGCCCGCTGA
- a CDS encoding phospholipase C, translating into MSRREFMAKMAAASSAGALMSLAGPVIEKAYGAGPCSGHLTDIEHFVFMLQENRSFDHYFGTLSGVNGFNTASPAFQQKGWNPQTQSIDPAGTTIPFRFDTTRGPLLNGACVNDPGHQWIDMHRAFNNGANDNWLGAQAQAQTLPGNVPVTMGYYTRQDQPIHYLLADTFTICDGYHCSLIGGTSPNRLYWMSAWIDPNGEQGGPLLVDPNIQPQGRFSWRTMPDNLSDAGISWKVYQNKLLGALNNTVIGYDGMLNDFVQARDPRSNIARYGIAPTYPLDFIADVASNRLPQVSWVLPGFQVSEHPGVPVAPAVGGTAIVNILRILLSNPQVWEKTALIVSFDENGGFFDHVTPTTAPPGTPGEWITVPDIDAVTGSGGIRGPIGLGYRVPCLVISPYSRGPMMVHDTFDHTSQLRLLEQRFGVPVPNLTTWRRSVTGDMTSTFNFAVPPNPSAPYLDHPAFKAVPQQVQCVPDTVATFAKVTPPYRVPFPQVMPSQETSPARGIPSGPC; encoded by the coding sequence ATGTCGCGGCGAGAGTTCATGGCCAAAATGGCGGCCGCGAGCAGCGCCGGCGCGTTGATGTCTTTGGCGGGACCGGTAATCGAGAAGGCCTACGGTGCCGGGCCCTGCTCCGGCCATCTCACCGACATCGAGCATTTCGTCTTCATGCTCCAGGAGAACCGGTCATTCGATCACTACTTCGGCACGCTGTCGGGCGTCAATGGATTCAACACGGCCTCACCGGCGTTCCAACAAAAGGGTTGGAACCCTCAGACACAGTCGATTGACCCCGCCGGCACTACGATCCCGTTCCGTTTCGATACCACCAGGGGCCCGTTGCTCAACGGCGCGTGCGTCAACGACCCTGGCCACCAATGGATCGACATGCACCGGGCGTTCAACAACGGTGCCAACGACAATTGGTTGGGCGCGCAGGCTCAAGCGCAAACGCTGCCGGGCAACGTCCCAGTGACGATGGGTTATTACACCCGCCAAGATCAACCGATCCATTATCTGCTGGCGGATACCTTCACTATCTGCGATGGCTACCACTGTTCGTTGATCGGTGGTACCTCGCCCAACCGGCTGTACTGGATGAGCGCCTGGATCGATCCCAACGGCGAGCAGGGGGGTCCGCTGCTGGTAGACCCCAACATCCAACCGCAAGGTCGGTTCAGTTGGCGCACCATGCCAGACAATCTCAGCGACGCCGGCATTAGCTGGAAGGTGTACCAGAACAAGCTTCTTGGGGCGCTCAACAACACCGTCATCGGCTACGACGGCATGCTCAACGACTTCGTACAGGCCCGGGATCCGCGCTCGAACATCGCCCGCTACGGCATCGCCCCGACCTATCCTTTGGACTTCATCGCCGACGTCGCGTCCAACAGGCTGCCCCAGGTTTCCTGGGTGCTGCCCGGGTTCCAGGTGTCCGAGCACCCCGGCGTACCGGTCGCGCCGGCCGTCGGGGGCACAGCGATCGTGAACATCCTCCGTATCTTGCTGTCCAATCCCCAGGTGTGGGAAAAGACCGCGCTGATCGTCAGCTTTGACGAAAACGGGGGGTTCTTCGATCACGTCACACCGACCACCGCGCCCCCGGGAACTCCCGGCGAATGGATTACGGTGCCCGACATCGACGCGGTCACCGGTTCCGGCGGCATCCGTGGGCCGATCGGTCTGGGCTATCGCGTGCCCTGTCTGGTCATCTCGCCCTATAGCCGTGGCCCGATGATGGTGCATGACACCTTCGATCACACCTCGCAGCTGCGGTTGCTCGAGCAACGGTTCGGTGTGCCGGTGCCGAACCTGACCACCTGGCGAAGAAGTGTCACCGGCGATATGACGTCGACATTCAATTTCGCCGTCCCGCCTAACCCGTCGGCGCCTTACTTGGACCACCCCGCATTTAAGGCGGTGCCGCAACAGGTCCAATGCGTTCCCGACACGGTAGCGACTTTTGCGAAGGTAACTCCTCCCTATCGGGTGCCTTTCCCGCAGGTAATGCCCAGTCAGGAAACCTCACCCGCCCGTGGGATTCCCAGCGGTCCCTGCTAA
- a CDS encoding DUF732 domain-containing protein translates to MLTGTATRAGAVITATVILIGAAILRGSSAAADPNQDDQFLAALDQHGIPALENAPSLIATAHEVCRKLDGGVPADRVVESMTNFAVNSDSNLNRFPRDRLTRTFTRFVAAAVQAYCPANQNKLISFRGAPAPEPTEPRARIAASPQTAATSGSDVPAGLFAPDMTNTPTAWQQPTPTVGVFVGIYDWGQRPGCTAHGTVVAPPIQTVPAGETIAPKPPQFTGPPPPPANILIPPQAPKPPPPRQQPPSPQQLPPAPPELPPQAPPPPQQMEPEPPAVGPQPGGAAGGAGGSAGSSGGGGGSGPAEPTPPPAPMPPGVIRIAP, encoded by the coding sequence ATGCTCACCGGCACCGCTACACGCGCGGGCGCCGTCATTACCGCCACCGTGATACTCATCGGCGCCGCGATCCTGCGCGGCAGCTCAGCAGCGGCCGACCCGAACCAGGACGACCAGTTTCTGGCCGCACTTGATCAACACGGCATCCCCGCCCTGGAGAACGCACCAAGCCTCATTGCCACAGCCCACGAGGTTTGTCGCAAACTCGACGGCGGCGTACCGGCGGATCGAGTAGTCGAGTCGATGACGAACTTTGCCGTCAACAGCGACTCGAACCTGAACCGATTCCCTCGCGACCGCCTCACCCGCACCTTCACCCGCTTCGTCGCCGCGGCCGTACAGGCCTACTGCCCTGCAAACCAGAACAAGTTAATTTCCTTCCGAGGCGCCCCCGCGCCGGAACCAACCGAACCCCGAGCCCGAATCGCGGCCTCCCCGCAGACCGCAGCTACTTCGGGAAGCGATGTGCCGGCGGGCCTGTTTGCGCCGGACATGACCAACACACCGACCGCATGGCAGCAGCCCACACCCACCGTCGGCGTCTTCGTCGGAATCTACGATTGGGGACAGCGGCCGGGCTGCACCGCACATGGCACTGTTGTCGCCCCGCCGATCCAAACCGTTCCCGCCGGAGAGACCATCGCGCCCAAGCCACCCCAGTTCACGGGGCCGCCGCCGCCACCGGCAAACATCCTCATACCACCACAGGCGCCGAAGCCCCCGCCGCCACGCCAGCAGCCGCCTTCACCTCAGCAGCTGCCCCCTGCGCCGCCGGAGCTGCCGCCGCAGGCGCCGCCCCCACCGCAGCAGATGGAACCGGAGCCTCCCGCTGTCGGTCCGCAGCCTGGCGGTGCCGCCGGCGGTGCTGGCGGCAGTGCTGGTAGCAGCGGTGGGGGTGGTGGCAGCGGCCCGGCAGAGCCCACACCGCCGCCCGCCCCCATGCCGCCAGGCGTTATCCGGATCGCACCGTAG